In a genomic window of Ruminococcus albus 7 = DSM 20455:
- a CDS encoding protein kinase domain-containing protein, which yields MLNNGYTFNADGRQYTVIEQLGRGANTIAYLAECSHGELVTKCILKEYAPHNADDFEVGKARFITSGKMQNLVRQKSVLINQTPPVSHVFEANGTAYIDVACYNGTTLDKLDSLTLPQYMAICETISKTVGYYHKSGFLCLDLKPENIFILQNAPDDTITQLVEFIDFDSIRDVNNGCNTLFSYTRDWAAPEQLNPYSTARISTAADIYTVGEIVFYLLFGRHSNDTEHRGFSRFPFKDCKREYQKYTERPDIQSLFTRIFRNTIRSSAVNRFKNMDEVTKLLGELVEVLNQKDYIIPILPSVSPEFVGRDAEIRKIVESLQANPVLYVTGIGGIGKTTLIKNYITRKRTEYDVIAYLEYDGDIQHTFCDDMQLQISTVSHQDGEALEDYFARKLKAFKRICGDKRVLFVLDNYTDKLTKDLSRIINCGYETIIATRQNPPKNSFAVFEVNAIADTSELFRLVALNLERQLTKEERICFEEIITLVQGHTLVLELIARQIAVGRLDIHTALDLIRENGFSQFSEEKVGNIKDGEEVYDTLEDIIYVLFDASAVSKEARLTLKILALLNVRGLETSLIYKFFPDIKAETIADLSEQGWLYEDNRVRLHPVIAETVRCWQWFGEKVTVMEYHKQMIDIYVGMANAAQIKEILRSADSYTSMHNHHIIRGMYFDMLGCYYDTLLGGAYYPENDEEADLLEKLIDSADNAISEMEQETDKRKWKYLTGYYLDLASILIRSVPDYYDEAAELLDKVYELIEDNEPEISDNHCYYNMVAAWYYTLAKPDLEETRELTEQAEEIARQVFQTELEIIDIIHIPTANCFFYHNDFRSAADKIEEAVEICKKYPDMIPYIDKQAELLNILLDIYMEIQDTARCRELITEIDRINETYKEQGVCREVSPDKRNQL from the coding sequence ATGCTTAACAATGGCTACACCTTTAACGCTGACGGCAGACAGTACACGGTCATAGAACAGCTCGGCAGAGGTGCCAATACGATAGCTTACCTTGCTGAGTGCAGTCACGGCGAGCTTGTGACTAAATGTATCCTGAAAGAATACGCTCCACATAACGCTGACGATTTCGAGGTTGGAAAGGCACGTTTCATAACTTCGGGCAAGATGCAGAATTTAGTACGGCAGAAGTCTGTTCTAATCAATCAGACTCCGCCGGTGAGCCACGTTTTTGAAGCCAACGGTACGGCTTATATCGACGTTGCCTGCTATAACGGCACGACTCTCGATAAGCTCGATTCACTCACTTTACCGCAGTATATGGCAATTTGCGAGACAATTTCAAAAACTGTGGGCTATTATCACAAGTCAGGCTTTCTCTGCCTTGACCTGAAACCCGAGAACATCTTTATCCTGCAAAATGCTCCTGATGATACTATAACACAGCTTGTGGAGTTCATCGACTTTGACAGTATCCGTGATGTGAATAATGGCTGTAATACGCTGTTTTCCTACACAAGAGACTGGGCCGCCCCAGAACAGCTCAATCCCTATTCGACCGCACGTATAAGCACGGCTGCGGACATCTATACCGTCGGAGAAATAGTCTTTTATCTTCTTTTTGGCAGACACTCCAATGATACGGAGCATAGGGGCTTTTCCAGATTCCCATTTAAGGATTGCAAGCGTGAGTATCAAAAATACACGGAGCGTCCCGATATTCAGTCACTTTTTACCCGAATTTTTAGAAATACGATACGTTCCTCTGCGGTAAACCGCTTCAAAAACATGGATGAGGTCACAAAGCTCCTCGGTGAGCTTGTGGAAGTACTGAACCAAAAGGATTACATTATTCCGATACTTCCGTCTGTATCTCCTGAGTTTGTGGGCAGAGATGCAGAAATCAGGAAGATAGTAGAGAGCCTGCAAGCCAATCCTGTGCTGTATGTGACGGGTATCGGCGGTATCGGCAAGACAACGCTTATCAAGAACTATATCACAAGAAAACGCACAGAGTACGATGTTATAGCTTATCTTGAATATGACGGAGATATTCAGCATACATTCTGTGATGATATGCAGTTACAGATCAGTACGGTGTCACATCAGGACGGTGAAGCTTTGGAGGACTATTTTGCCCGTAAGCTAAAAGCTTTCAAGCGTATCTGCGGTGATAAGCGCGTTTTGTTTGTGCTTGACAACTATACGGACAAGCTCACCAAAGACCTGAGCCGTATCATCAACTGCGGATATGAAACCATTATCGCAACAAGGCAAAACCCTCCGAAAAACAGTTTTGCTGTTTTCGAAGTAAATGCCATAGCTGATACTTCAGAGCTTTTCAGGCTTGTTGCTCTGAACCTTGAACGGCAGCTCACAAAGGAAGAACGGATCTGTTTTGAAGAGATCATCACGCTTGTTCAGGGGCATACGCTTGTTTTGGAGCTTATAGCGAGGCAGATAGCAGTAGGCAGGCTCGATATCCACACGGCTCTTGACCTGATCCGTGAGAACGGATTTTCTCAGTTCTCAGAGGAAAAAGTCGGCAATATAAAGGACGGTGAGGAAGTTTACGATACGTTAGAAGATATTATCTATGTTCTGTTCGATGCAAGTGCTGTCAGCAAAGAAGCAAGACTCACGCTGAAGATACTTGCTTTACTGAACGTGAGAGGTCTGGAAACTAGCCTGATATACAAGTTTTTCCCCGATATTAAGGCTGAAACGATAGCCGATTTGTCTGAACAAGGTTGGCTTTACGAAGATAACAGAGTACGTCTGCACCCCGTTATAGCGGAAACTGTCCGCTGCTGGCAATGGTTCGGGGAAAAGGTGACTGTCATGGAGTATCATAAGCAGATGATCGACATATACGTTGGTATGGCGAATGCCGCACAGATCAAAGAAATACTGCGTTCTGCCGATAGTTACACAAGTATGCACAACCATCATATCATCAGAGGTATGTATTTTGATATGCTCGGCTGTTATTATGATACTCTGCTTGGCGGTGCTTACTATCCCGAAAATGATGAGGAAGCCGATTTACTCGAAAAGCTGATAGACTCGGCTGATAATGCTATATCCGAAATGGAGCAAGAGACTGATAAACGCAAGTGGAAGTATCTCACGGGATATTATCTTGATTTAGCAAGTATACTGATAAGGAGCGTTCCCGACTATTACGATGAAGCCGCTGAACTGCTCGACAAAGTATATGAGCTTATTGAGGATAATGAGCCTGAGATAAGCGATAATCACTGCTATTATAATATGGTGGCAGCTTGGTACTATACGCTTGCTAAGCCTGATCTTGAGGAAACACGAGAGCTGACGGAACAGGCTGAGGAGATCGCAAGACAGGTGTTCCAGACAGAATTGGAGATAATAGACATTATCCATATCCCGACAGCAAACTGTTTCTTCTATCACAATGACTTCCGTTCGGCTGCCGATAAGATAGAAGAAGCTGTGGAGATTTGCAAGAAGTATCCCGACATGATACCGTACATCGACAAGCAAGCAGAGCTGCTCAACATTCTGCTTGACATCTACATGGAAATTCAGGATACAGCAAGATGCCGTGAGCTGATCACCGAAATAGACCGTATCAACGAAACATACAAGGAACAAGGCGTTTGCCGGGAGGTATCGCCTGACAAACGAAATCAGCTATAA
- a CDS encoding type II toxin-antitoxin system Phd/YefM family antitoxin: MMIATATDMQLNFSKYLQAVQQGDEVIILKNGKEVARLIPYDASISFLTDSLMGILQNDYEDKAIHAERTDHEDLS, from the coding sequence ATGATGATAGCGACTGCCACAGATATGCAGCTTAATTTCAGTAAGTATCTTCAAGCTGTTCAGCAGGGGGATGAGGTTATAATCCTAAAAAATGGAAAAGAAGTTGCAAGACTTATCCCCTATGATGCCAGCATTTCTTTCCTCACTGATTCGCTTATGGGAATCCTGCAGAATGATTATGAGGACAAGGCTATTCATGCAGAAAGGACAGATCATGAAGATCTTAGTTGA
- a CDS encoding type II toxin-antitoxin system VapC family toxin: MKILVDTGTILDVLCKRPEHFDVSSKIWKCCEIGLTEGYISALSVPGIEYILRNEFDNIKAAQIIKQITFIFKVIELKPSDLRDASEMYYSDLENAVQMCQAKRMKLDLIVAKKPVYFRDSKIPALKPAEILEEIKGYSLQDETKASSSPYHYGAASITSSKTYSIDEMQLSFDDYLNGNVEEYNCG, from the coding sequence ATGAAGATCTTAGTTGATACGGGAACAATTCTTGACGTGCTTTGTAAGCGACCCGAGCATTTCGATGTTTCTTCTAAAATCTGGAAATGCTGTGAGATTGGTCTGACCGAAGGGTACATTTCTGCATTATCTGTTCCCGGCATCGAATATATTCTCCGTAATGAATTCGATAATATAAAAGCGGCGCAGATAATAAAACAGATAACATTTATCTTTAAAGTAATAGAGCTAAAACCTTCCGATCTGAGAGACGCCTCTGAAATGTATTATTCCGACCTTGAAAATGCTGTTCAGATGTGTCAGGCTAAAAGAATGAAACTGGATCTTATTGTAGCAAAAAAGCCTGTATATTTCAGGGACAGTAAGATTCCGGCATTAAAGCCTGCGGAAATATTAGAAGAAATTAAAGGATATAGTTTACAGGACGAAACAAAAGCGTCAAGTTCTCCTTATCACTATGGAGCAGCAAGTATAACATCATCCAAAACCTACTCAATAGATGAAATGCAGTTGAGTTTTGATGACTACCTTAATGGAAACGTAGAAGAGTATAATTGCGGATAA